One Polaribacter sp. SA4-12 genomic window carries:
- a CDS encoding dihydrolipoamide acetyltransferase family protein, with the protein MARFELKLPKMGESVAEATITSWLKEVGDTIELDEAVVEIATDKVDSEVPSEVEGTLIEILFEKDDVVAVGATIAVIEIEGEDSDTEKAVTINSLDESQIAEVEKTIEKAVEVVSTPIAKTSDSGKFYSPLVRNIAQTEGVSMNELEAIAGSGKDGRVTKEDMLSYLEKRENSSKVTPKKAVVKVESPKQVEKIITKAAPLSINGEDEVIEMSRMGKLIAKHMVNSVQTSAHVQSFIEIDVTNIVKWRNKVKDAFLKREGEKLTFTPIFMQAIASTIKKYPLINIAIDGDSIIKKKNINLGMAAALPDGNLIVPVIKNADQLNLVGMTKSVNDLANRSRNNGLKPDDIQGGTYTVTNVGSFGSIMGTPIINQPQVAILALGAIRKVPAVIETPEGDFIGIRQKMFVSHSYDHRVVNGALGGMFIKTLKDILEAWDVNQDF; encoded by the coding sequence ATGGCAAGATTTGAATTGAAATTACCAAAAATGGGAGAAAGTGTTGCTGAAGCGACTATAACTTCTTGGTTAAAAGAGGTTGGAGATACCATTGAATTAGATGAAGCAGTTGTAGAAATCGCTACTGATAAAGTAGATTCTGAGGTTCCATCTGAAGTAGAAGGAACTTTAATTGAAATTTTATTTGAAAAAGATGATGTTGTTGCTGTTGGAGCAACAATTGCAGTAATAGAAATTGAAGGAGAAGATTCTGATACTGAAAAAGCGGTTACGATTAATTCTTTAGATGAATCTCAAATTGCTGAAGTAGAAAAAACAATTGAAAAAGCTGTTGAAGTTGTTTCTACTCCAATTGCTAAAACTTCAGATTCTGGTAAGTTTTACTCGCCTTTAGTTAGAAATATTGCTCAAACAGAGGGAGTTTCTATGAATGAATTAGAAGCTATTGCCGGTTCTGGTAAAGATGGTAGAGTAACTAAAGAAGACATGCTGTCTTATTTAGAAAAAAGAGAAAATTCTTCTAAAGTAACACCTAAGAAAGCTGTAGTAAAAGTTGAATCCCCAAAACAAGTTGAAAAAATAATTACAAAAGCTGCACCTCTTTCTATAAATGGAGAAGATGAAGTTATAGAAATGAGTAGAATGGGTAAACTGATTGCTAAACACATGGTGAATTCTGTTCAGACTTCTGCTCATGTGCAATCGTTTATTGAAATTGATGTTACAAATATTGTAAAATGGAGAAATAAAGTTAAAGATGCTTTCTTGAAAAGAGAAGGAGAAAAATTGACCTTTACACCAATATTTATGCAAGCAATTGCTTCTACTATTAAAAAATATCCTTTAATTAATATTGCTATTGATGGTGATTCAATCATCAAAAAGAAAAATATTAATTTAGGAATGGCTGCTGCATTACCTGATGGTAATTTAATTGTTCCTGTTATTAAAAATGCAGATCAATTAAATTTAGTGGGTATGACAAAATCTGTAAATGATTTAGCTAATAGATCTAGAAATAATGGCTTAAAACCAGACGATATTCAAGGAGGAACTTACACTGTTACAAATGTTGGTAGTTTTGGTTCTATTATGGGTACACCAATTATTAACCAACCACAAGTTGCTATTTTAGCATTGGGAGCAATTAGAAAAGTTCCTGCAGTTATAGAAACACCAGAAGGAGATTTTATAGGAATAAGACAGAAAATGTTTGTTTCTCATTCTTATGATCATAGAGTTGTAAATGGTGCTTTAGGTGGTATGTTTATTAAAACCTTAAAAGATATTTTAGAAGCTTGGGATGTGAATCAAGATTTCTAA